In Mytilus edulis chromosome 6, xbMytEdul2.2, whole genome shotgun sequence, the following proteins share a genomic window:
- the LOC139526527 gene encoding interferon-induced very large GTPase 1-like, whose translation MAIQKTTSFKQKDVALTFVKNIVMINSTCRDQLLYTFLENIKEGNRNVVEDMNCPGGMSIDDILDDTKSEDETEVNPLDLLFAIFKCSNLMLKQLLATKLFMCKLAIPFILPKFGNDPIEMCVWPLRSIILESKRQKISFQDMSVECPCEVVSVVRIGRPSVSKSKLLNEILTDQYHNTFSNKDCPLGTLKRAISNGMVETAWYIPSNKSSLLRNMTMFLNLRGDGITHSKQLSGVSQLADIVVVMVVISELESKVCTDLLYNILEQKKCAVLAVDALQNNKKDVKLKLQTFTKTFEKYQQNFNICILSVDGQVRSTANIKYEMRKAISGMMKENVEESLYKRVHKCQIATDEEEIAFRNGKQKALTVLHKIPKDCLNLKEAVLPLQGETWTAWSQKLKKVNKTQYRNMQEEGIIKKDMHKIRQEQMKKCENLGPFMEKFLALLSQSIKSDINCTIFVLWLKHFLDQRSRSVLPAILSQYQSDWQALKTSRERQEETTVIQRCRKALEKSERNLAEASFGFEHLCREMGQIYESINQCNPDSMNLKKLADSLPFITAKLLVMGHPFEIMDGDVANVPLVWVRAVLEEVRIMLGEKKLLALSVLGIQSSGKSTLLNTMFGLQFPVGAGRCTRGVFIQLVPVVIDNSKFDYVLVIDTEGLRAPELAYQKHSHDNELATFVIGLGDITVVNIKGENTDEMKDVLQIAVHAFLRLKLTNEKLNLKKTCIFVHQNVPASDAYDKMMQGRQKFVEFLDEMTKEAAEQENIADIQSFNQVIDFDSEKNVWYFSDLWHGDPPMAPVNPGYSESVINVKEAIMCRLTLGRNTYLTITDTTSRIEDLWNGILKDDFMFSCRNSLELKAYNSMDQQCQLITWKLEKYVLEFIKSDAKSKLVSCENEDALQNAVPTIMVQLCKEVDQQLKGLNHELNSFVEKSTLKDIMVQWTQAKRNRFNILAESLIMKAKSAINNTKEELRIKKLRVSEKTKYEIEINNMAKQLAFQMKGLVPKESVLREKFNSLWNSWIDKFATNDVRNITPIKEQIESMFYELFPSDASFIDDITRRLPNPIAYHGMKHLEGTLTIDCISTKRHLSIHKLIAGVFWCESSPETCKHQAIDFTNMIFRQIDIKLTEHNTDGIMFHPPYLAEILRIAAGKITDFNLHTENGYKFNLLHPFRAMILYHVVRYATVFFTKLNDVYNKKKSSKAQMEEYKGTVWELFRNTVENKTEEAVALGFFRDAMV comes from the coding sequence ATGGCAATTCAGAAAACAACATCTTTTAAACAGAAAGATGTTGCACTTACATTTGTGAAAAACATAGTAATGATAAATAGTACATGTAGGGACCAATTGCTTTATACGTTTTTGGAAAATATTAAAGAAGGGAATAGGAATGTAGTTGAAGATATGAATTGTCCAGGGGGCATGAGCATTGATGATATTTTGGATGATACAAAAAGTGAAGATGAAACTGAAGTAAACCCACTAGATTTACTATTTGCCATTTTTAAATGTAGCAACTTGATGCTAAAGCAATTACTTGCAACCAAATTGTTCATGTGTAAACTTGCTATTCCATTCATTCTCCCTAAGTTTGGAAATGATCCTATAGAAATGTGTGTGTGGCCATTGCGGTCAATTATTTTAGAAAGTAAACGCCAAAAGATTTCTTTTCAAGATATGTCAGTTGAATGCCCATGTGAAGTTGTCTCTGTTGTTAGAATAGGTCGTCCATCTGTATcaaaatcaaaacttttaaatGAGATTCTAACAGATCAGTATCACAATACTTTTTCAAATAAAGACTGTCCTCTCGGGACATTAAAACGAGCTATTAGTAATGGAATGGTAGAAACAGCATGGTACATTCCATCAAACAAATCATCACTCCTTCGAAATATGACAATGTTTCTTAATTTAAGAGGCGATGGAATTACACACTCCAAACAACTTAGCGGGGTGTCACAACTAGCTGATATTGTAGTTGTGATGGTTGTTATTAGTGAGCTGGAAAGCAAAGTATGTACGGATTTATTATACAACATCCTAGAACAAAAAAAATGTGCTGTGTTAGCAGTTGATGCacttcaaaataacaaaaaagatgtAAAACTAAAACttcaaacttttacaaaaacatttgaaaaataccaacaaaatttcaatatatgTATTTTGTCAGTAGATGGCCAAGTGAGAAGTACTGCTAACATTAAATACGAAATGAGAAAGGCAATTTCAGGAATGATGAAGGAAAATGTGGAGGAATCTTTATATAAAAGGGTTCACAAATGTCAAATAGCGACAGACGAGGAAGAAATTGCTTTCAGAAATGGAAAACAAAAAGCATTAACAGTATTGCATAAAATACCTAAAGACTGTTTGAATTTGAAAGAAGCAGTTCTTCCTCTACAAGGTGAAACTTGGACTGCTTGGAGTCAAAAACTAAAAAAAGTGAATAAAACACAGTACAGGAATATGCAAGAAGAAGGTATAATAAAGAAAGACATGCATAAAATTAGACAAGAACAgatgaaaaaatgtgaaaatttagGACCATTTATGGAGAAATTTTTAGCTCTACTATCACAATCAATAAAGTCAGATATAAATTGTACGATTTTTGTTTTGTGGTTAAAGCATTTCCTCGATCAAAGATCAAGATCAGTACTTCCTGCAATTCTGTCTCAGTATCAGAGTGATTGGCAAGCTCTAAAAACTAGTAGGGAAAGACAAGAAGAAACCACTGTTATACAAAGATGTAGAAAGGCACTAGAAAAAAGTGAACGTAACTTAGCTGAAGCCTCGTTTGGATTTGAACATCTATGTCGAGAAATGGGTCAAATATATGAATCAATAAATCAATGTAATCCCGATTCTATGAATCTTAAGAAGTTAGCCGACTCCCTTCCTTTTATAACAGCAAAACTGCTTGTAATGGGGCATCCATTTGAAATAATGGACGGTGATGTCGCTAACGTACCCTTAGTTTGGGTAAGAGCTGTTCTTGAAGAGGTGAGGATAATGTTAGGTGAAAAAAAGCTACTTGCATTGTCAGTTTTGGGTATTCAGAGTTCTGGAAAATCTACTCTTCTTAATACAATGTTTGGTCTCCAATTCCCCGTAGGTGCCGGGAGATGCACAAGAGGCGTGTTTATTCAGCTAGTGCCAGTTGTTATAGACAACTCTAAATTTGACTACGTGCTTGTTATTGATACAGAAGGCCTTAGAGCCCCAGAATTGGCCTATCAAAAGCACAGCCATGATAATGAGTTAGCTACGTTTGTTATAGGCCTTGGAGACATTACAGTTGTCAACATTAAGGGCGAAAATACAGATGAAATGAAAGATGTTTTACAAATTGCTGTTCATGCTTTCCTGAGGTTAAAATTAACCAacgaaaaattaaatttgaaaaaaacctgtatttttgttcatcaaaATGTACCAGCTTCTGACGCTTATGACAAAATGATGCAAGGTAGACAGAAATTTGTTGAATTTCTTGATGAGATGACAAAAGAGGCAGCCGAACAAGAAAATATAGCTGATATACAGTCATTTAATCAAGTAATAGATTTTGACAgtgaaaaaaatgtttggtaTTTTTCAGATCTTTGGCATGGGGATCCACCAATGGCTCCTGTCAACCCTGGATATAGCGAAAGTGTAATCAATGTGAAGGAAGCCATCATGTGTAGACTAACATTAGGTAGAAATACGTATCTAACTATCACAGATACTACATCTCGAATAGAAGATCTTTGGAATGGTATTCTGAAAGACGATTTTATGTTCAGTTGTCGTAACAGTCTTGAACTGAAGGCATATAATAGCATGGATCAGCAATGCCAGCTCATTACATGGAAATTAGAAAAGTATGTTTTAGAATTTATCAAATCAGATGCCAAAAGTAAACTTGTCAGCTGTGAGAATGAAGATGCCCTACAAAATGCAGTCCCAACTATAATGGTGCAACTTTGTAAAGAAGTTGACCAGCAATTGAAAGGTCTTAACCATGAACTAAATTCCTTTGTTGAAAAAAGCACCCTTAAAGATATTATGGTCCAGTGGACACAGGCTAAACGAAATAGGTTTAATATCCTTGCAGAAAGTCTTATCATGAAAGCAAAATCAGCGATAAATAATACAAAAGAAGAACTAAGAATAAAAAAACTGCGTGTGAGTGAAAAAACGaaatatgaaatagaaataaacaacatgGCTAAGCAGCTAGCTTTTCAGATGAAGGGACTGGTACCAAAAGAAAGTGTATTAAGAGAGAAGTTTAACAGTCTCTGGAACTCTTGGATTGATAAGTTTGCAACAAATGATGTTAGGAATATTACTCCTATCAAGGAACAAATAGAATCAATGTTTTATGAATTATTTCCGTCAGATGCATCATTTATAGATGATATTACGAGAAGATTACCAAACCCAATTGCGTATCATGGCATGAAACACCTTGAAGGTACTTTAACCATAGACTGCATATCAACAAAGAGACATCTGAGTATTCACAAATTGATAGCTGGGGTATTTTGGTGCGAGTCTAGTCCAGAAACATGCAAACACCAGGCAATAGATTTCACAAATATGATTTTCAGACAAATTGACATAAAGCTGACAGAACATAACACAGATGGCATTATGTTTCACCCGCCATACCTCGCAGAAATATTGCGTATTGCAGCAGGGAAAATTACAGACTTTAATCTCCATACGGAAAATGGATACAAGTTTAACTTGCTTCATCCATTTCGTGCAATGATTTTGTATCATGTCGTACGGTATGCAACagtgttttttacaaaattgaacgatGTTTATAACAAAAAGAAGAGCTCAAAAGCACAAATGGAGGAATATAAAGGCACAGTATGGGAGCTGTTTAGGAATACAGTTGAAAATAAAACAGAAGAAGCAGTTGCTCTTGGATTTTTCAGAGATGCTATGGTTTAA